One genomic window of Deltaproteobacteria bacterium includes the following:
- a CDS encoding PAS domain S-box protein — MAKSSSHSADAYVAFVAPADVLKHWREQVEIGLPEVEARFATRCDKLTNLDNLQWVCVHPTSTDTGMVTLIDQGVETIVSTAPSQLKAIRAHFEPESTERLMDALEYIDEAIEILDDRGRIAYVNRAFEKLTGYERDDVYGSQPEKLFENQFEDAEAYRSATRALEKGESFRGMTVARRANGALAHQELTFSPLPGKFKSSRECVTLRRDISRQVRSELALRESEKRYRVLAENATDIIWTARMDGLIDYCSPSVKRVLGISVEQALDLTLDDFLPLHALDHLEQADLISSGAIEMLTEPITVQVEQSKHDGSIIWLEAQVSLLMGPDHEPLGVLGVSRDISERRRVETERASLEAQLLQAQKMEAIGRLAGGIAHDFNNLLTGISVSAQLLLEADDIGEDVVLDVKDILSATDRATRLTRQLMAFSRNQVVAPQRVDVNSVVSSFERMLSRLIGEDISMEFMPTDQGMWIEIDPIQLEQIIVNLVVNARDAMPGGGDLTIAVNSTDLNRDALGGWDAEPGRFIYLEVRDTGQGIAEEVRGRIFEPFFTTKDAGKGTGLGLSTVYGIVKQNGGVIRVESSEEAGTCFKVFLPAQEEPPRPKAEKSVTEFETGTGRVLVVEDEEIVRSLARRLLQKQGYEVVEAISGNEAWELCETQSLSFDLVLTDVVMPGMSGPRLIEKLRAIRPDVKVIYMSGYVDEELEQDALGKPNTCFIQKPFNVGALLDLIKNLLGT, encoded by the coding sequence ATGGCGAAGTCCAGTTCACATAGTGCTGATGCATACGTTGCTTTTGTAGCGCCGGCTGATGTTTTAAAACATTGGCGTGAGCAAGTTGAGATTGGCCTACCTGAGGTTGAGGCGCGATTTGCGACTCGGTGCGACAAGCTTACCAACCTCGACAACCTTCAATGGGTATGTGTTCATCCTACAAGTACAGACACAGGTATGGTCACTTTAATCGACCAAGGCGTCGAGACGATCGTTTCTACCGCTCCATCACAATTAAAAGCCATCCGTGCCCATTTTGAACCTGAATCAACCGAGCGGTTGATGGATGCGCTTGAATACATCGACGAAGCCATAGAGATCCTAGACGACCGTGGGCGAATTGCCTACGTCAACCGAGCCTTTGAAAAGCTGACGGGTTATGAGCGGGACGACGTTTATGGGAGCCAACCTGAGAAGCTCTTTGAAAATCAATTTGAGGATGCCGAGGCTTATCGCTCGGCAACGCGCGCTCTAGAAAAAGGCGAGAGCTTTCGGGGAATGACTGTTGCGCGCAGAGCCAATGGCGCCTTGGCGCACCAGGAACTTACCTTCTCACCGCTTCCCGGAAAATTTAAGTCCAGCCGAGAATGCGTCACTTTACGCAGAGACATCAGTCGCCAGGTTCGCTCAGAGCTTGCTTTGCGGGAAAGCGAGAAGCGCTACCGTGTCTTGGCAGAGAATGCTACGGACATCATCTGGACCGCTCGAATGGACGGACTGATTGATTATTGCAGTCCTTCGGTGAAGCGCGTTTTGGGAATATCGGTTGAACAAGCCTTGGACCTTACGCTCGATGATTTTTTACCTCTCCATGCACTCGACCATTTAGAACAAGCTGATCTCATTAGCAGCGGTGCGATTGAAATGCTTACAGAACCCATCACTGTGCAGGTAGAACAAAGTAAGCACGACGGTTCGATTATTTGGCTGGAAGCACAGGTCAGTCTCTTGATGGGACCTGACCACGAGCCATTAGGTGTTCTGGGGGTTAGCCGAGATATCTCCGAAAGGCGCCGGGTTGAAACTGAAAGAGCAAGTCTTGAAGCCCAGCTCTTACAGGCTCAAAAAATGGAAGCCATCGGTCGTCTTGCCGGTGGTATCGCCCACGACTTTAATAATTTACTCACAGGTATCAGCGTGTCGGCGCAGCTCTTATTAGAGGCTGATGACATCGGTGAGGATGTGGTTTTAGATGTAAAAGATATTTTATCCGCTACTGACCGCGCTACCCGCCTTACCCGTCAATTGATGGCGTTTAGTCGCAATCAGGTCGTAGCGCCGCAGCGGGTCGATGTGAATTCTGTTGTGTCTTCTTTTGAGAGAATGCTTAGCCGGCTGATCGGCGAAGATATCTCAATGGAGTTCATGCCGACCGATCAAGGTATGTGGATTGAAATTGATCCGATTCAGCTAGAACAGATTATTGTAAATCTCGTTGTGAACGCGCGGGATGCAATGCCTGGCGGGGGAGACTTAACCATCGCGGTAAATTCGACCGATCTCAATCGCGACGCGCTGGGCGGCTGGGATGCGGAACCGGGGCGGTTTATTTACCTAGAGGTTCGAGATACGGGCCAGGGCATTGCAGAAGAAGTTCGAGGGCGAATCTTTGAACCATTTTTCACCACGAAGGATGCAGGCAAAGGAACCGGACTTGGCCTTTCAACCGTTTATGGAATTGTAAAGCAAAATGGTGGTGTGATTCGAGTGGAGAGCTCAGAAGAGGCAGGCACTTGTTTTAAAGTTTTCCTACCGGCTCAAGAAGAACCTCCTCGTCCTAAAGCTGAGAAGAGTGTAACCGAATTTGAAACGGGTACCGGCCGAGTGCTGGTGGTTGAGGATGAGGAGATAGTACGCTCGTTGGCGCGCCGATTACTTCAGAAGCAAGGCTATGAGGTGGTTGAAGCAATCAGCGGAAATGAGGCGTGGGAATTGTGTGAAACTCAAAGCCTTTCTTTCGACTTGGTCCTCACCGACGTGGTCATGCCTGGGATGAGTGGTCCAAGACTCATTGAAAAATTAAGAGCGATCCGCCCTGATGTAAAAGTGATTTATATGTCTGGTTATGTGGATGAAGAGTTGGAGCAAGATGCTCTTGGCAAGCCCAACACCTGCTTTATTCAAAAACCATTCAACGTGGGTGCATTACTCGATTTAATCAAAAATCTATTGGGAACATAA